One genomic window of Providencia hangzhouensis includes the following:
- the sapA gene encoding ABC transporter substrate-binding protein SapA yields MRLLTVWFLFIISVSAQALNNQERFTDIVANEVPADIRQKGFIYCVNGVVTTFNPQLVSSGLIVDPLGAQIYDRLLDVDPFTYRLVPELAARWEVLDNGATYRLYLRKDVKFQNTTWFTPTRNMNADDVVFSFSRMFEVNHPYHYINGGHYPYFDSLQFANSVQSIRKINNHTVEFRLNSPDASFLWHLATHYAPILSSEYADFLSSINRQELIDWRPIGTGPFHLDDYQAGQFVRLLRNDNYWKGLPRMEEVVVDMGAGGTGRISKLLTGECDVLAYPAASQLKVLRDDPRLRISMRSGMNIAYLAFNTSKPPLDKLKVRQAIAYAINNERLMQSIYYGTAETAASILPRASWAYDNQAKITDYNPELSKQMLKEMGLENLKLDLWVPIASQSYNPSPLKMAELIQADLAQVGIVMNIRSVEGRFQENQLMDRSHDMTLAGWTTDSNDPDSFFRPLLSCAAIGSQTNLSHWCNPAFDEILHKALLTQQLAARIDYYHQAQQILGEDLPVLPLAYSLRLQAYRYDIKGLMISAFGNTSFAGVYREMEQPEKVSPKKQRQKP; encoded by the coding sequence ATGCGCCTATTAACTGTTTGGTTTTTATTTATCATTTCTGTGTCTGCACAAGCGCTTAATAACCAAGAGCGCTTTACCGATATTGTGGCTAACGAGGTCCCTGCAGATATACGCCAAAAAGGCTTTATTTACTGTGTAAATGGGGTCGTTACCACGTTTAACCCACAATTAGTTAGTAGTGGGCTAATTGTCGACCCTCTCGGTGCTCAAATTTATGATCGGCTATTAGATGTTGATCCGTTCACTTATCGCTTGGTTCCTGAACTGGCTGCTAGATGGGAAGTTTTAGATAACGGTGCAACTTACCGTTTATACTTGCGTAAAGATGTAAAATTCCAAAATACAACTTGGTTTACACCTACACGCAATATGAATGCTGATGATGTTGTGTTCAGCTTTTCCCGCATGTTTGAGGTGAATCACCCCTATCACTACATCAATGGGGGGCATTACCCTTATTTCGATAGCTTACAGTTCGCCAACAGCGTGCAAAGCATACGTAAAATTAATAACCATACAGTGGAGTTTCGTTTGAACTCTCCTGATGCGTCTTTTTTATGGCATTTGGCGACACATTATGCTCCTATTCTTTCATCCGAATATGCCGATTTCCTTTCAAGCATAAATCGCCAAGAGCTGATCGATTGGCGACCAATTGGTACGGGGCCATTTCATTTAGATGACTACCAAGCAGGGCAATTCGTTAGACTTCTTAGAAATGACAATTATTGGAAGGGCTTGCCTCGTATGGAAGAAGTGGTTGTTGACATGGGAGCAGGTGGAACTGGCCGTATTTCAAAATTACTCACTGGGGAATGTGACGTTTTAGCTTACCCTGCCGCAAGCCAGTTAAAGGTATTACGCGATGACCCGCGTTTACGAATTTCTATGCGTTCTGGGATGAATATTGCCTACCTCGCATTTAACACCAGCAAGCCACCATTAGATAAGCTAAAAGTACGCCAAGCAATTGCGTATGCAATTAATAATGAACGTCTAATGCAATCAATTTATTACGGCACGGCAGAAACAGCCGCATCTATTTTACCAAGAGCATCATGGGCTTATGACAATCAAGCAAAGATCACCGATTATAATCCCGAACTTTCTAAGCAAATGCTCAAAGAGATGGGATTAGAAAATCTAAAACTAGATTTATGGGTACCAATCGCCTCCCAATCATATAACCCAAGCCCACTTAAGATGGCAGAGCTTATCCAAGCTGATTTAGCGCAGGTCGGTATTGTGATGAATATCCGTTCTGTCGAAGGCCGTTTCCAAGAAAACCAATTAATGGATAGAAGCCATGATATGACATTAGCGGGTTGGACAACTGACAGTAATGACCCAGACAGTTTTTTCCGTCCGCTACTGAGTTGTGCAGCAATTGGTTCCCAAACCAATTTAAGCCATTGGTGTAACCCTGCCTTTGATGAAATCTTACATAAGGCACTATTGACACAGCAATTAGCCGCACGTATAGATTATTACCACCAAGCACAGCAAATTTTAGGGGAAGATTTACCCGTCTTACCCCTCGCCTATTCTTTACGTTTACAGGCCTACCGCTATGATATAAAAGGCCTAATGATCAGTGCGTTTGGTAATACCTCATTTGCTGGCGTGTATCGTGAAATGGAGCAGCCTGAAAAAGTTTCTCCGAAAAAACAGAGGCAGAAACCATGA